The Passer domesticus isolate bPasDom1 chromosome 15, bPasDom1.hap1, whole genome shotgun sequence nucleotide sequence ATACCGTCTTTTAGAGGGGTTAGAAGTCAACCCTGATCTTCACTCCAAAGTGGAAAAACCTCAGGTAACTTCCTTAGTTAAGAGAGAGCCCAACTGCACAGATGATTAGAGGACGAAGGCCAATGGGTGAAAACAAATCTATTCAAATTCTCATTCGTGTTTTGAGAAAAAGGACACAGTCCAGAACTCACCTCTTTGTGACCCTGAATCTGGGAGTTGACAAAGGCCCCCAAAATGTGAGATGTGAGAGGCAGGTAGATGTGGATGAGCTGTGTCTCCTGGTGCAGGCAGTACAGGGAGAAGTAATTCCGCAGCTCCATGGTTATGATCGCGTTTTCTTGCTGAAAGAAGAGGAACCCGGTGACCAGGAAGAGGAtgggagaaaggagaaacaTTCCTCCCCATACCAGCAAttcaaacacaaaccaaaacccTAAAAAGGCAGTTCCTGGACCCATTTGATACCACAGGAATTGCCCTTTCCATCATGCAGactgctgcttcccacagctcctgcaaaTGACATGCTGCCTGAGAGCCAGTAACAAGTGTTGAGGAAAAGCAACACATTTTGCACATGGCACAGCAGGTAGCACAGATTTCCCAAAGTACAGGCTACCCGTTCAGTCCAAAAACTGCAAATGTGGCTGAGTTCCAGAGCAGCACCATTACAGAGCCCAGTCCCACCCTTGGCTCTCAGGTGCCTGCCCTACCTCCACAATCCGAGACTCCAGTTGCTCCACCGATTCTGGCTCTTTGTTCTGCACAGTGGCACTCATCATCTGCTTCTTCATCATGCTGTACTTGTGCAACGCTCGCTGGTGCTTGTGCAATACCCCCTTCTCATGCCTTTCACACAGGTCCTTTATGGGAAAAGGAAACAGCAGTGGAGCCAAGAGTCAGCCAACACACAGCAAAGTACATCAGGAACACACACGTGTGGTCACACTTAGTGTTGTTTCTACGCTGCAGATTTTTGCTCTTTTGTTTTCAAGTGGGTCAAAAAATGCCAGTAGCTAAGaatttaagaaacaaaactgcTTGAACCCAGACCAGTGAGCTCAAGAGGCAACCTGGAGCATCACTTCTGCCAACATTCTGGATCTTATCAGGCCCCTTATCTTTTCTGACCTTTTCAGTATTAAGTGCTGGCAATTAATTAAAGTGCTGGCTCAAGTCCTTCAAATTCACTCTTGGCCTGGGAATGTCAGGAAAGGCTGCCACGTACAGCTGACCAGAAGATTAGTATTAACAAAATCCTTTCATTCATAACTGAACTCATGTCTCCATGAGCAAATCAGTAGCAATCTAGTTCACTGCTTTGACTCAAAAGCAGCCAAATCTAAAACCAAAAAGTTAGTGAATCCATACAGTTTAACCAGTCAAATTTGTTTTTGCTCTTTGGCAAGTTCTCATCAGATGAGCTATCAGGAAGGCTACAGAGCTCCTTGTGGCCAACAGCCACTCCCCTCCCTCTGCCAGATGCCCAGTTTGCCTCTGAACTGGCCTCACAGACAGTTTTCCATCCAGTTGGCGTTACACCCTCTAAAGAGCACAAACTTGCTCTAAACAACTTTCTTGTTGGCAGAACAGCAGAGCTCACTTTATAGGACTGGAGTAAATCCAGGAAAAGGTTCAACTTCTCCACCACATCATTCTCTTCCTGTTTACCctagaaaacaaggaaaaagtaCATTTTACGTAAGCCTGGCATCACAGCCCTTCACCCCCCCCCACCACGCAGGCTCTCAGTGCTCTCTCCAGGGCACATCAGTGCTTACACAACTGCATCAAAAATCTCTCCAATGGCACTGGAGTGTTTAGTCTTCAGTGTGCAGAACAAAGACCTGACTGAGGCAGGAACAGCTTTTCCAACTGACTGATCATTAGAACAAGAGGAGTTGGTTTCACAGGCCTGTGTGTCAGTCCTTTCAGCGCACTCTGCCTGGAATTCCTTGCTCTTGCAGATTCCTCCAATCTTTCATCTTCCCTTCCTACAAGATAACTAATCCATTAAAACTCTGAATACCTGCATGTTCCCCGTAATAGTTCATGCATCAGAAGGCAGAGATGAGACACCAAGACAAATTTCACTgccaatttttttattttatagaatACTCTTTTCTTCCTGTATCAATAGAGCTCTCTGGAGCATAAACTCCAGAGAAAGAGACCTGGCCTGACTGATCTACAAAAGCACACTGACTGTTTTAACACAATGAGATGAAGAGCACTGAAGACAAAACTATTACTTTTCCTTCCCAGACTGTCGTGTTCTCACATCATTCTGACAGTCATTACCACACTGTACACTTAAACTGGAATGTGATGCTTCTGTCTGAATGATTCTCATGTAATGTTTAAGTACATGAATGGGAAAACTTGATTCAGAAGTAAGTTATTCTAGGTTCTCTGTAGCAGATTAATAACATGGAACACAGGACTTTTGGACAGCTCGTCCTAGTAGTGAACTTAATGTATGCAGTAACCATTTAAAAGTAAGAAGGAAAgcagatttttccttcctttccattGCCTgttacattttttccccatttaaaCACAGTCCAGGTATTTCACACAAGCTTGAACAAGCAGGCTGTTGGTTGAGAATGTGAGTTTGAACTGCAGTCTCCCTCTTAACTCTTGAAGAGCTTATGTCCACAGAGCTCCTGATTCAAGATAAAATTTAGGGCAGCAGTGTACTTCATTCATgttacaaaaaggaaaaaaaaatggacaaaagTAAAGGACTCACCTGCTGCACAGCCTTATCTGCCAAAAGTGCAAATTCAACAGACAGACCCTTCAAGGCTTGTTTCAGAGTCCCCCATGTGTTGTTGTTCAAAGCAGCCCAGGAAGGAAGTGGAGTAGTGTCTGAGCCCAAAGCACTGCAAGGAGAAAAGCAACGGTCACATCTAGGAGACAAATTCCACTGAGCAGATAAAGATATTTGCAGAGAGCAGCTTCAAATCTGTCCAAAAAGCCCACAGTGCTGAGCTACTACTGTCCTATCACAAATGCAGAGTAAACTGTGTACATACTGGGGAGAGAGACAATAACACAAGTACCTAAATGTGAAGGTATTTCTGTCTTCATTCCTCACTCTACAGAATGCAGCCTTGGTGAAAAGTGtgtatttccttcttttatAGAAGGAAAATTGATTATGTCCTACCACATGCACTGAAACACCCCTTTTTACCAAACCATTTGCAGGTAAACTTCACAGCAGTTTTAAGGTCTAACCAACAGTAGAAATCAGCAATCCTGTTGCTCCAAGCCTACCTTAGCTCCTTCCCAAATATGAGGAGGTCGGAGGCGTTATCGATGGCTCGGGAAGCGATTCTCTCCGCGCGGTCCCGGAGCTTATAAAAGCtgttataaatatttctgatcagctccctgctggcagcaaaCTGGGCCTGAATGTCAGCTGGGAGGAAGTCCTGAAGGAGTACAGAGGGATTACTGGTGGATAAATCAGAGGCACGCCACAGTCTGCAGAGGTGCAGGCTTCCCTCCTGTGCTCACACTCTTCCACTGTGCTCTAACAACTCTGCAGAGATCAGTTTCCCATTTAGGTGTCCAAGTCACATGTCACACAAACAGCCCTAATTTTCAGAGGCAGAAAGGGGTTCAAATACCCAGCATAGACAGAGTGGGCAAAATCTGCAATTCTCCAATGTAGTTAAAAGAAGGTTTGTGAGGTTTCAAGCTTACAAGTTCTGATCTGATCCTACTGGTAACTCCCCATCCAGTAAAGTCAAGCACAAACTGAAAGTTCAGCTTTTTTTCACCAGTTTATCACTGGTAAAAGCCTGAATTAAGCTCCAGTTGCAAAACCTTCTGCAAGCACTGCAGGAACCTGAACAACAACTTGCTTTGCAATTGCTCAATGAACACAGTGGATGTGTAGTTAAAACTTGTCATAGCAGTAATCACTGGGATAAACAGATATATGGAGAACTTATAACTAGCTTTTCCATAACAGTCTAAATCTCTCCCACAGGGAGAGAACAGACAGAATGAGGGCATGAGCACAAGGGAAAGACATCAATCTACACATTACCTTCTAAATTGTGCAATTTGTGCATTTATTTGTTATGCAAGTACAAGTAATTACAGAGAAACATGTTCTGAGCAGGACTCATTGTTTAATCTATATCATATTCATGAGCCAGAATTTAGCTAGAAATATCAGGCCCTTAAGAGTCAAAATTTTATTTGATGTTTTCAATAAAATTACAAGTCCTTCAAACTCTGGAAACAAATATCTCCTACTTAAGGTGTCCATCACTGCACAAATGCCATAACTGAAGCACCTGGGGAAGAAAGGCATTTAAACCAGAATAATATGTTGCAAGAAATTCATATACATACCTTGGCCTGGGTAGCTAATCTGCAAGTCACAAATTCATCTCCTACTCCCTGGACCAATTCCCTTAGCTTATTCTGTACATcctggaaaaaataaagaatcaaATGAGCATGAACAAACACAGGCAGTTCATGCAGGTCTCAGATCTATTGCAGCAGCAAGGCACAACTCAGCAGATACAGCTTTACCCAGGTTAGACTTAATTTAAGGAAAAGCATAATCTCTGTTCCCCTAAGAACAGTtataattttcaaaatactACACTCCTGGCATTCAGTGAAATTACTTTCCACTTTCCACTGTGGAAACACCTACTGAGAGAAAATTCTCTTCATCCCAGGGAGCAAACCCATGCAGGTTAACAGCAATCCTGGACGCTGTGCCCAGCGAGGCAGTTACAGCCAGACTTGCAAGCTCAGGACTATTGCTAACAAACACTCACTGAGCCACTGAAGGACAGGAAGAGTTTCAAGAGCACATCTTCTGAGAAGGGGGGATGTCGAGCCACCAGGTTGATAAATCGCTTCAGCGCTCTCCTCCTCGATTCTATGAACTCACGATCAGCTGCAGGAAGAAACATGAGATTTCGGATAACGTCCCTCACATGACatctcagaaagaaaaaaggaagcacTGCAACAAAAACCAAAGAATGGACAGCAATAGTCTGTCAGCTCCCAAGACCAGACCTTTCAGACTGACCACCTCAACAAATATTCTGTCAAATGTTCTTTACCTCTTACCAAAACCCAGCATACATAGCTACGCCAGGTTATTTCCACAGGGTAGGTCAGGGAGGAGGGACAAACAACCAAGCCTAAGGCCTGAAACCTCCACTTACAAACTATGGGCCTACAGAgattcttcttcccctgaatcAATTCCACAGAGGATATCCCAGCCTGTCTTGGGATTCCTGAGATCAGCATCCATTCTTTTCATGCAAGATGTCAAAAAGTACTTTGGAAGACTtgcacagcagcctgcagtACATCCATGCAGAGTCTTTACTTgtcaaactaaaaaaaatctgttcctcTTGCTGAAACAGGAAGAATTTCAATCTGGCAATAACTTCAATAAGGAAGTAAATCAAAGTTCCTGGAGTTCTTCAGgaacaataaaaaaatcaaagattaaagaaaaagaaagcagaaaatagaaagaaattgAAGGAATGCTCTTATGCATGACAACACTCCCATATCATGAAGGATTTTTACTCTTTTGCCACAGCTTTAAGCTGGCAGTTTGCTGGCTGTGAGGACTCTCCCAGGTGATCCTCAGTACAGCACCACCCACCAAttcatttttctgcctttgggGTTGCAGATCTTGATTTCGCTTTGCTCACCCTTAACCTACGCAGACATTTCTGAAGTCGTGCACACAATTCCCACAGGATCTGCCTCTGTGGTTGCTGTCCCCCAAACGAGCAGGGCAGGTCATCCATCTCCATCTGACAGACCCCCACTGGGATCCGTGTAACTCAGCAGAGGGACACGGCACAGAGCTTGGGCCATCCAGGTCTGGGACTTGGAGGCTCCAAGAGTCACACATCTATACTAATCCATCAAATCCTCTGTCCTGCAACACCATTTATCAGTCCATTCATCTACTCAGAAACAAGAAATACccattctctttcctttttcctgtttgcagtTTCCATTAAGCCCACTTCCACAGTTCTTCTACAGTCACTGGACTAAAGGCAAACAACACTCTGCCTTATCACAGCTTTGCACTGTATTAGAACTGTTCTCCTAGCACAGTCTGACAACGAATCCTATCAGTTCTTTTCCTGAAGTTATGGTATGTGTGAGGAGAAATGCACCAGTGAATGCAGGGAAATATCAACACAGCAGCAatgcaaggaaataaaaatgcctGACAAGTAACAGAACTTCTTCCAAGCATCCTCTGCCCACTGAGATTAATCAGAGAAGGTCTTTCCTCACATGTGTTGCATGAAGTGGAAATTCTGGCTGAGAACACTGAATCAGGTTAAACTCACCCATGGGTttcacaacctcccaaaaagtCTTCGCAATTCACATCCGATCATAAGAATGTACTACCATTGAAGCTTTTCAGGGGTGTGATTTTGCTTTGTTCCAATTCAATATAGACCCTGTTCTGCTCACTGTTTACCAATTCTGATTTACTGGAGCAATACATGGACTTCTCAATTGAAATCAATTATTTGTTGAAACATAGTGAGCTTAGCACCATGGGCAGGAGAGAAGACACTGAAAAGCTTGTTCTTTCACACACAAAGTATAAACAAGACAGGATTTTATACAGTTATACAACTTCTGAAATAATAAATGCCTAAAACCAGTGTCAATATTTGAGATTAATGAAAAAATCACAGCTTTGATTGCTTTCTGTCTTGGGCTACTTGGTTTCTAGTCTAACTGCTAAAGCATACTTGAATGAACTGACACAGATTCcttttaggttggaaaagaactTTTAAGATCACTGAATCCAGCTGTTAAACTAACACTGCCATGTCCACCACTAACCAATGATCATCACAACCTGTTTTTCTAAGAAGCAGTATCTGCAACTCTGCCATGCTCTTGTGTAGAATTACACCTAAAATCTTATTAAGAAAAATCATTCAatactgaaattccaaaggaaGAAACCCCACTGAAATTTTGCATTCCTATAGGAATTTCTAGCATGGCCGTAATTCACGCCTCTGAATTGTGTATTACAAACTCAAAGTTGTCTGAGGCAAGCAGAAGCCAAGACTTTCAATCTTTTAAACGCTTATTTTCAACAGTATCATGCTTGCACCACGAAGCAAACCCCCTGGAGCCCAAAATGCAGATGCAGGTTTACCTCCCAGCACTCTCTTtgggggcagtgctggcaccatGCGGTAGGGGAActtctgcagcagcatctcGTGGAACACCACAAAGTCGTTGTATCTTCTGTACACCGAGCACTTGAATCGCTGCAATTAACCAGGGGGATAAATCACTGCACAGCTTAGACAGCAGCACCTccacaattcttttttttttgcactgtaAATGCAATTTCTTCACTAGCTCAAATTGGTTTGAGGTATCTAGCTGCCTACGCCAATTTGTTACAAAATGGTTCCGTTTCCATTGTCATAAACCTGCTTTTGTACAGAGCTCAGATTTCAAGCAAGTGAACTTGCAGATCATCCTTCACAGCTCAGTTAGATGTTCCATGCTGCAGAGTCAGGATGGCCCAGTGCTACTGCATTAAAAATCAGCCCACACAACTGGTCTACTTAAAGCCAGCATCACCCAGCACATCTAAATCTCTCAGGACTTCACCAGCAGAAACTGCACAGACATTCTGAGGAGGATACATTCTCAGCAAGCCCAAAGCTTGTTCACATTACCTTGCTGGAAACCTCATATTCCACATGTTTCAGGAAAAGTCCCTTCTTCTCAGGTATAAGCTCCACCTGCACGCTGTCCTTGCTCAATAGCTCTTGGAGGGTgtgggaaagcagcagtggaTTTCCCTGGGGCGTCTGCATTAGAAACTGTTCCGCTTCCCTTGGTTCATTTACTGGAGGCTTTGCCAAATCTAGAacacaaaaagggaaaaaacagtaGACCTGATAAGATACAGTAAAAGAAGTAGCCTTAAAATATTCCGTTCCTTTGCTTGGTGCTGCCAGAGTGGTGCAACACCACCAGAAGCCCAGGCAGGCCACTCCCCTGGGAGGTTATGCTGCTCCTCACACGTTCACATCACCGGTACCTCCCTGCTCACAACACCCAGGAGCACCTCCAATTATATCGAGTCAGAGACATCTCCAAGCAAAGAATCACAGGCCAAATTTGTTCTGTGAATCAGCTAAGAGGCCTGCATTTCCTGTCTGTCCAGCTCCCACCACAGCAGGATCTGCCAAAATGAACGAAACCCTTGCTCAGCACTTTTGAATCCTGCCTAGAACAACTcatggaaggaaagaaaaatgtgtcATTTTACCACACTGCAGAAATTTAATCCATTAATTTTGCACATCATTACAAAGGAAGGAGACACTTCATTTGACATAATTTTATTAAACTCTGTGACAGTGTGCTACAGTGAGCGTGAATTACAGTAATTTACTATGTCAATATACTTAAGTTCcaaagcagagggaaaaggtTCCTGATAAGGGCTACCAACCCAACAATTCTCAATCACAGAAAGCTGTGGCAAAATCTTTCAAACTTACCTATGTTTTCCAGCTACAAGcaatggaagagaaaacagcttttgacAACGAATTTGACCACAACTGGGCAGCTTTGGACAGTAACTCACTCTCAGATGCAGAAGTGAAAAAAGATGGGTCTTAAGAATGTGGCCCCAGAGGACAAATGACATCAAAGAAAGGGCAAAGCTGATGACTCAGTGTTCTCTTATCAAGTGCCTGACTGCAGCCTGTTTTCTCACCCTGACTTCATAACTGCAACTATTATGTGACTGTAAACTAAGCTTACATTGTTTTTCAAAGCCATCCTTTCTTTTCTACCCATTCCACACACAGGAAATTGTGTGAACAACGAGGGTACAGCCCTGGGCTCTGTTCATCCCATacctgagctctgctctccagTCTGGAGCAGCTGGGTTGCTTCCTCTCTGTAAGAGGCAC carries:
- the SNX8 gene encoding sorting nexin-8 isoform X4, yielding MQTPQGNPLLLSHTLQELLSKDSVQVELIPEKKGLFLKHVEYEVSSKRFKCSVYRRYNDFVVFHEMLLQKFPYRMVPALPPKRVLGADREFIESRRRALKRFINLVARHPPFSEDVLLKLFLSFSGSDVQNKLRELVQGVGDEFVTCRLATQAKDFLPADIQAQFAASRELIRNIYNSFYKLRDRAERIASRAIDNASDLLIFGKELSALGSDTTPLPSWAALNNNTWGTLKQALKGLSVEFALLADKAVQQGKQEENDVVEKLNLFLDLLQSYKDLCERHEKGVLHKHQRALHKYSMMKKQMMSATVQNKEPESVEQLESRIVEQENAIITMELRNYFSLYCLHQETQLIHIYLPLTSHILGAFVNSQIQGHKEMSKVWNELKPKLSCLFVGSSSMPTPPLSPPEGNFFSN
- the SNX8 gene encoding sorting nexin-8 isoform X2, producing the protein MTAAAMDGEPPAGTAADLAKPPVNEPREAEQFLMQTPQGNPLLLSHTLQELLSKDSVQVELIPEKKGLFLKHVEYEVSSKRFKCSVYRRYNDFVVFHEMLLQKFPYRMVPALPPKRVLGADREFIESRRRALKRFINLVARHPPFSEDVLLKLFLSFSGSDVQNKLRELVQGVGDEFVTCRLATQAKDFLPADIQAQFAASRELIRNIYNSFYKLRDRAERIASRAIDNASDLLIFGKELSALGSDTTPLPSWAALNNNTWGTLKQALKGLSVEFALLADKAVQQGKQEENDVVEKLNLFLDLLQSYKDLCERHEKGVLHKHQRALHKYSMMKKQMMSATVQNKEPESVEQLESRIVEQENAIITMELRNYFSLYCLHQETQLIHIYLPLTSHILGAFVNSQIQGHKEMSKVWNELKPKLSCLFVGSSSMPTPPLSPPEGNFFSN
- the SNX8 gene encoding sorting nexin-8 isoform X3 is translated as MSYCTKERACSDLAKPPVNEPREAEQFLMQTPQGNPLLLSHTLQELLSKDSVQVELIPEKKGLFLKHVEYEVSSKRFKCSVYRRYNDFVVFHEMLLQKFPYRMVPALPPKRVLGADREFIESRRRALKRFINLVARHPPFSEDVLLKLFLSFSGSDVQNKLRELVQGVGDEFVTCRLATQAKDFLPADIQAQFAASRELIRNIYNSFYKLRDRAERIASRAIDNASDLLIFGKELSALGSDTTPLPSWAALNNNTWGTLKQALKGLSVEFALLADKAVQQGKQEENDVVEKLNLFLDLLQSYKDLCERHEKGVLHKHQRALHKYSMMKKQMMSATVQNKEPESVEQLESRIVEQENAIITMELRNYFSLYCLHQETQLIHIYLPLTSHILGAFVNSQIQGHKEMSKVWNELKPKLSCLFVGSSSMPTPPLSPPEGNFFSN
- the SNX8 gene encoding sorting nexin-8 isoform X1, encoding MMQVSEIFEVSPPSVLLFGAQQLVTECFGRIEISRVMTVPTDLAKPPVNEPREAEQFLMQTPQGNPLLLSHTLQELLSKDSVQVELIPEKKGLFLKHVEYEVSSKRFKCSVYRRYNDFVVFHEMLLQKFPYRMVPALPPKRVLGADREFIESRRRALKRFINLVARHPPFSEDVLLKLFLSFSGSDVQNKLRELVQGVGDEFVTCRLATQAKDFLPADIQAQFAASRELIRNIYNSFYKLRDRAERIASRAIDNASDLLIFGKELSALGSDTTPLPSWAALNNNTWGTLKQALKGLSVEFALLADKAVQQGKQEENDVVEKLNLFLDLLQSYKDLCERHEKGVLHKHQRALHKYSMMKKQMMSATVQNKEPESVEQLESRIVEQENAIITMELRNYFSLYCLHQETQLIHIYLPLTSHILGAFVNSQIQGHKEMSKVWNELKPKLSCLFVGSSSMPTPPLSPPEGNFFSN